The following proteins are co-located in the Gorilla gorilla gorilla isolate KB3781 chromosome 18, NHGRI_mGorGor1-v2.1_pri, whole genome shotgun sequence genome:
- the LOC101141122 gene encoding chymotrypsinogen B, translating into MAFLWLLSCWALLGTAFGCGVPTIHPVLSGLSRIVNGEDAVPGSWPWQVSLQDKTGFHFCGGSLISEDWVVTAAHCGVRTSDVVVAGEFDQGSDEENIQVLKIAKVFKNPKFSILTVNNDITLLKLATPARFSQTVSAVCLPSADDDFPAGTLCATTGWGKTKYNANKTPDKLQQAALPLLSNAECKKLWGRKITDVMICAGASGISSCMGDSGGPLVCQKDGAWTLVGIVSWGSDTCSTSSPGVYARVTKLIPWVQKILAAN; encoded by the exons ATGGCTTTCCTCTGGCTCCTCTCCTGCTGGGCCCTCCTGGGTACCGCCTTCG GCTGCGGGGTCCCCACCATCCACCCTGTGCTCAGCGGCCTGTCCAGGATCGTGAATGGGGAGGACGCCGTCCCCGGCTCTTGGCCCTGGCAGGTGTCCCTGCAG GACAAAACCGGCTTCCACTTCTGTGGGGGCTCCCTCATCAGCGAGGACTGGGTAGTCACCGCCGCCCACTGCGGGGTCA GGACCTCCGACGTGGTCGTGGCTGGGGAGTTTGACCAGGGCTCTGACGAGGAGAACATCCAGGTCCTGAAGATCGCCAAG GTCTTCAAGAACCCCAAGTTCAGCATTCTGACCGTGAACAATGACATCACCCTGCTGAAGCTGGCCACACCTGCCCGCTTCTCCCAGACAGTGTCCGCCGTGTGCCTGCCCAGCGCCGACGATGACTTCCCCGCGGGGACACTGTGTGCCACCACAGGCTGGGGCAAGACCAAGTACAACG CCAACAAGACCCCCGACAAGCTGCAGCAGGCAGCCCTGCCCCTCCTGTCCAATGCCGAATGCAAGAAGTTATGGGGCAGAAAGATCACCGACGTGATGATCTGTGCCGGGGCCAGTGGCATCTCCTCCTGCATG GGCGACTCTGGCGGCCCCCTGGTGTGCCAAAAGGATGGAGCCTGGACCCTGGTGGGCATTGTGTCCTGGGGTAGCGACACCTGCTCCACCTCCAGCCCTGGCGTGTACGCCCGTGTCACCAAGCTCATACCTTGGGTGCAGAAGATCCTGGCTGCCAACTGA